In Sphingobium amiense, one genomic interval encodes:
- a CDS encoding CopG family transcriptional regulator: MSEEQDDGAFADNYAERSQAKALREQARAGGLRFEAYLPPDMADWLLERVERGGFVDPSEAVFAIVQNYIEMEPHRDLRDELLCRMLESSFEDVKAGRVHDAEEVFDEILRKIAEPRPEAARWEKIQR, translated from the coding sequence ATGAGCGAGGAACAGGACGACGGGGCGTTTGCCGACAATTACGCCGAGCGCAGCCAGGCCAAGGCGCTGCGCGAGCAGGCGCGCGCAGGCGGCCTGCGCTTCGAGGCGTATCTACCCCCGGATATGGCCGACTGGCTGTTGGAGCGGGTCGAGCGGGGTGGTTTTGTCGATCCGTCTGAGGCGGTGTTCGCGATCGTCCAGAACTACATTGAAATGGAGCCGCACCGCGATTTGCGCGACGAGCTACTGTGCCGAATGTTGGAGAGCAGCTTTGAGGACGTGAAGGCTGGCCGCGTCCATGATGCCGAGGAGGTGTTTGACGAGATACTCCGCAAAATCGCCGAGCCGCGCCCCGAGGCGGCGCGGTGGGAGAAGATCCAACGGTGA
- a CDS encoding tyrosine-type recombinase/integrase, with product MNQLAPLPSLALPALVAAADERARLRFLEFFAVTIRNPHTRRAYMRAAGDFLAWVAPRGVVSLAGVQPLHVAAWIEALGGELAPPSVKQQLAAVRSLFDWLVTGQVVPVNPAASVRGPAHSQRRGKTPVLAPDEARALLDRIDVATHAGLRDRALIGLMVYSFARVGAALAMKVEDVFMQNRRLWVRLHEKGGKRHEMPCHHNLEEYLLAYIDGCGLREDRKGPLFRTIGRRTKRLSDRPLPQANAFAMVRRRAAAAGIGTAIGNHSFRATGITTYLKNGGTLETAATMANHSSTRTTQLYDRRPDDVTLDEVERVLI from the coding sequence GTGAACCAGCTCGCCCCCCTGCCCTCGCTGGCGTTGCCGGCCCTGGTCGCGGCGGCCGACGAGCGCGCGCGGCTTCGCTTCCTTGAGTTCTTCGCCGTCACCATTCGCAACCCGCATACCCGTCGCGCCTATATGCGCGCGGCGGGCGACTTCCTGGCGTGGGTAGCGCCGCGCGGCGTCGTATCGCTCGCCGGCGTGCAGCCGCTGCACGTCGCGGCCTGGATCGAGGCGCTGGGGGGCGAGCTGGCCCCGCCCAGCGTCAAGCAGCAGCTCGCGGCCGTGCGGAGCCTGTTCGACTGGCTGGTGACGGGCCAGGTGGTGCCGGTGAACCCCGCCGCGTCGGTGCGCGGGCCGGCGCACAGCCAGCGGCGCGGCAAGACGCCGGTGTTGGCCCCCGACGAGGCGCGGGCGCTGCTCGATCGCATCGACGTTGCCACCCATGCCGGCCTGCGCGATCGGGCGTTGATTGGCCTCATGGTCTATAGCTTCGCGCGGGTCGGCGCGGCGCTGGCGATGAAGGTGGAGGACGTGTTCATGCAGAACCGCCGTCTGTGGGTGCGGCTGCACGAAAAGGGCGGCAAGCGCCATGAGATGCCGTGCCACCATAATCTTGAGGAATATCTGTTGGCCTATATCGACGGGTGCGGCTTGCGCGAGGATCGCAAGGGGCCGCTGTTCCGCACGATCGGGCGACGGACCAAGCGACTAAGCGATAGGCCCCTCCCCCAGGCCAATGCGTTCGCGATGGTGCGGCGGCGCGCGGCGGCGGCCGGGATCGGGACCGCGATCGGCAACCATTCGTTCCGCGCGACCGGGATTACCACCTATTTGAAGAACGGCGGTACGTTGGAGACGGCCGCGACGATGGCGAATCACAGCTCGACGCGCACCACCCAGCTCTACGACCGGCGGCCCGATGACGTGACGCTGGACGAGGTGGAGCGGGTGTTGATCTAG
- a CDS encoding histidine phosphatase family protein, protein MRAIFIRHGESTGNAGVPCTDLATIELTERGHEQARAVAASWTEAPALIVTSPYTRTRQTAAPTIARFPGVPVEVWPIEEFTYLQPARWNGTRSAERMPHLERYWREADPDYCDGEGAESFGTLLRRCEAALTRLAAMPPLSLVYVFGHGQFIQAARAIVADVDLDARAKMLGFWRKGEPPAIGNAQRIGFHWEAGRWACAPPLAA, encoded by the coding sequence GTGAGGGCGATTTTCATCCGTCACGGCGAAAGCACCGGCAACGCCGGCGTGCCCTGCACCGATCTGGCGACGATCGAGCTGACGGAGCGCGGTCACGAACAGGCGCGCGCGGTCGCGGCGAGTTGGACGGAAGCGCCCGCGCTCATCGTCACCTCGCCCTATACCCGCACCCGGCAGACGGCCGCGCCGACGATCGCGCGCTTTCCCGGCGTGCCGGTGGAAGTCTGGCCGATCGAGGAGTTCACCTATCTGCAACCGGCGCGCTGGAACGGCACGCGCAGCGCCGAGCGGATGCCGCACCTCGAACGCTATTGGCGCGAGGCCGATCCTGATTATTGCGACGGGGAAGGGGCGGAGAGCTTCGGCACCTTGCTACGGCGCTGCGAGGCGGCCTTGACGCGGCTTGCCGCCATGCCGCCGCTATCGCTGGTCTATGTGTTCGGGCATGGGCAGTTCATCCAGGCCGCGCGCGCGATCGTCGCCGACGTCGATCTGGATGCCCGCGCCAAGATGCTCGGGTTCTGGCGCAAGGGCGAGCCGCCCGCGATCGGCAACGCGCAGCGGATAGGGTTCCATTGGGAAGCGGGCCGCTGGGCCTGTGCGCCCCCGCTCGCCGCCTAG